The Silene latifolia isolate original U9 population chromosome X, ASM4854445v1, whole genome shotgun sequence genome contains the following window.
TATGGAATACAATGACTAGAGACGGTACGACCCGGTAACATATCTCATTTTCCTGCTCAAAATCTCTTGAGCAATAAACCATACTCAAGTTTGATttgattagattagattagatattCTCTGCTATAAGGTGGTCTGGAAAAATATTCAGTCAAATTTAAAATGTACCACCACATATTCAATTCATTGCATGCATCTTTCTTTTCAATCACTCACACATTTACTTAAACCCATCACAAATTTAAAACCATGGATATATACTCGGTACTAGTATtccctccgtctcaattattTACTCACCGTAGTTTAAAATACACAAAGAATAAAAGGGTAATAAACATGTGAAATTACCTTGACGCCCTTTTCTTGCTTGTCCTTCCCTTCTACAGCTGTTATCCCACAGATGTGCTTCATATCTTCCAGTCCACCTGTGTCTGTATTCCACACACATTCacaacaattaattaattaacaataaaCCCGTAATAACCCGCTTAATTAACATAAAACACGTTAATAAATTACCCAATCCATATTTAATTACGAATCCTCAATTAAAACTATTGTATACGTCTCATTCAGAACACAAATTTAAATAGCCCGCAACCGAACCAAGATTTAAAGTTACATAATTTTCAAACCTTTTCGTCACAATCATTTGTTAACTTTTAATTAAAATctcttaacaaaaaaaaattaaaacaaatgaTTGAAACGAAGATAATAACTACTCCGTACTTCGTATTACGGAATATTACAACAATAAAcatttttaagacggttttaagcgTGACCAACCATACTAATTTACTAAAACAAAACAGAAAATAATTTAATAAAGTAAATTAATAATTTTACCTAGTAACACCACGGTAAATAGAAGTCCTTTGACCAAAAGTATCAGAAATCTTCTTAacagtactattattattaccacCATCACCCTCAACAACAGTAACCACGCCATTGCCGCCGCCACCAACACCgttaccactcttctcaaccgcTTGCGGTTGCGGAACAACAGCAAGCGATAAACTCCCACCATTCACAGCATTCACAGCACTACTAACAGCGGTGGTAACATAACCTTGAACCAAATCCGGTTCAATACTCTGACCAACATACTCAGCACAAGCTAACTGAGTCGACGCggtaactcggccgagtacagaACCCGAGTCATCCACCTCAGACCCCGAGTTAGCGGAAAACGCAGTCATCGCGTTAAGATCGGTGAAGTAATTGTTATGGTGTGGGTGTGAGTCGTAGAAGTGAGTGAGTTGAGATGACGAGTCTTGAGTTGTTGACTCGGTTTGTTGACTGTTATACGACGccgtattgttattattgttatcgcCGAAGAAATCTTCGAGTTTCGGTACGGTTAAGGTGGtgtgattgttattgttgttgttgttatctaGTGTGTGTTGGTCCACCATATAGTTCGTGTACATTCCTCCCATTTCCGGTTGATTATTCGGCTTCTGATTATTCCAATCTATATATAAACAAATTAATCGACGAGATACGAGTCAGGATTTGAACTTAAGAGCGAATACTTGTAACACAATAAATACTTTTTccgtctcatttatttgtttactttattttatgtTCTCCCCATTCTTGGGTGTCATGTAACGCAGTAACGAGTAAGTGAGTAGATTTTTGAAGAATGGGGAGAacataaaataaagtaaaaatataatttaagttACTGCGTTACATGACACccgtaaattaaataaaaaaaggaggagaaaagaaaaaagaagtacCGGGAGAGTAGTAGGAGTCGAGGAAGTAAGGGTGAGAGGAAAGAGGAGTTTGAGGGTGAGAGTTGACGAGCATTTCCATGGGTGAAAGAGAGAACGATAGccagttgttattgttgttgtttcctgCTGCTGCTGGTGCCATTTTTGttgtcttgttttttttttttttttgtagtgaaaGTGAGAGTtctgagaagaaaaaaaaaacagaaaatttaATTTGGTGAAGAAaaagagtgttttttttttttttgattaataaaaattcattttagtGAAGGTTTGTTTGGGTGCGATAAGAACGAAGATATGATTGAGAGAATTAATGAGAAAGCAGGAGGAGCATGCAAGTAATATAGCGTACTTGGGGATTAATGAAGGGAAGTTTTGGGTTTTGTGGGATTTTTGAGAGGAGAGAAAAATATCAAATGAAATGTATTGGGGTAGACTAGAGAGTAGTAGAGAGAAGGGAAAATAAGGAAGGAGATGTGGAGAGATATAAGGGGTGGAGATTTGCGGTTTAGGGTGCCAACCGGCGTGAAACCAGATACACACACCTCTCTCCCCCTCTACTTTCATTATACTCGAATTCTTGTTATAATTTAAGACGGTTTTTACACCCGATTAGACGAgtaaggatcctctccatttcttaaAAGAAATGGATAGTCCATTTTCCTCTCACAACAcaatttaatattattgttttgaTTCCACTTGCTTTTACCTTTATTTTTCATAATAAAATTGGGTCTGTTAGATCGTTGCAAGATGCAATCTATACCGTTTATAAGAAattgcctctccatttcttttaggaaatggagagagtCCTAATTACGATTAGACCATCCTCAAGAAGGAGAGGTCGCGCTAATTAGGTCGTGACCCGGTTTTACTCTTAATCTTACTTTATTTATCTTGACCTACATTTATCCTctcaagcagaaggtcacgacctagatcgtcaacccaatcatttttcactttCCAACCAATTACATATCTCCACATTATATCACCTTTTCATATACTTCATACATGTcggtcaattattgtcctttggttttggcacaagtaTCAAGGAAAGAGAAAGGGGTCAATTACTAggtgacaagtggaacaaatttaGTTtgaattcattcttaaaataaaaatgacaacaaatgattAAGACACCCTaatatgaaaaaggacaacaaatgaccgggacagagggagtatatatttttttattaattattaatattgtcaACCAATCAAATATCTCCACATATAGGGATGGTCTTAAAATTAATTAACGAGGTTATGAGGATTTAAGTTAAGACGATATTAAACAAAATTAATTATTCGCTATATATACTCATATTATTAATCTATTATGGACTTGTTCTATTTAATTTTGGGTTTATTTTGTATAATATCAATCATTGTTTTAAAGTTAATTTTACAATATGAACCTATCATGAATATAATGTTTATAATTGGACTGGTTTGAATCGGTTTACACGACGTGTTTGAAAATAAGACATACAGTTCATCATCTTCAGTTAGTCTCTCTAAGACGGATATATGTCTGTTttacatttaaacgggtcaaatAGTACCAAATTTGTATAGATAATATAAGTTTTTTTATGCTAAATTTTAGGCATTCTGCTTTGTCTTAGCTAAGTATTATATTTAActtgttttaagtttaagacgaatATTCCCGTATTAAACATGAATTTGTTCATCATTTTTAGTAATTATACTTAGTAATTATACAAAGTACCACTTATGTAGCATGTTAAAAAGAATCCTTTAAAATAAAATGGTTAGACATAGGTTGGGTTAGGGTCAAGGTAATTGACTTGCTTATCACAGTATTTATAAATAACATGATAATAGTTGACTCAAAAATGATTGAAACCCAAAACTAACCCGACCCGACCTAACTCGACCTGGTTGGGCGTTTGTCTGGTCTAGCTATAGTTTAGGT
Protein-coding sequences here:
- the LOC141622335 gene encoding AP2-like ethylene-responsive transcription factor AIL6 translates to MAPAAAGNNNNNNWLSFSLSPMEMLVNSHPQTPLSSHPYFLDSYYSPDWNNQKPNNQPEMGGMYTNYMVDQHTLDNNNNNNNHTTLTVPKLEDFFGDNNNNNTASYNSQQTESTTQDSSSQLTHFYDSHPHHNNYFTDLNAMTAFSANSGSEVDDSGSVLGRVTASTQLACAEYVGQSIEPDLVQGYVTTAVSSAVNAVNGGSLSLAVVPQPQAVEKSGNGVGGGGNGVVTVVEGDGGNNNSTVKKISDTFGQRTSIYRGVTRHRWTGRYEAHLWDNSCRREGQARKGRQVYLGGYDKEDKAARAYDLAALKYWGPSATTNFSVSTYAKEIEDMQAATKQEFIASLRRKSSGFSRGASIYRGVTRHHQQGRWQARIGRVAGNKDLYLGTFATEEEAAEAYDIAAIKFRGINAVTNFEMNRYDVDAILNSNLPVGGAAKRLKLATEANNQKPILSLDNQPHSNNTNTINFAAIQPVPQMMPYDTASAFFHQNLLQHLSANGSGHTMTQDGFGSGLVSPMSLMPMTPAEFYIWPNQSY